The Phycisphaeraceae bacterium genome has a window encoding:
- the gcvP gene encoding aminomethyl-transferring glycine dehydrogenase, protein MTPATMTMQPPSQAACPSPDPLAPTDTFIHRHIGPDEKDIRAMLDTLGLPSLEALVDRTIPASIRLKQPLNLGKPRGEHELLSELRAMANKNKVFRSFIGQGYYGTITPPVILRNIMENPGWYTQYTPYQAEIAQGRLEALLNFQTMVADLTGLPVANASLLDEGTAAAEALTMAIRIVDGREAVFVSNGCHPQTINVVRTRMESLSIRVDVGNVHDDRLDFSKYAGVLVQYPRTDGRIECYDAVTTKAHEHGAIVVAATDLLALTLIKPPGEWASGTSGGGGADIAVGSSQRFGVPMGFGGPHAAFMATREEHVRKMPGRLIGVSKDAHGNPALRMAIQTREQHIKRDRATSNICTAQVLLAVMAGMYAVYHGPQGLKTIALRVHRAACTLAELLRRLGHDVDGGFFDTLHVTPGNGLSSAVARERAIKRGINVRDFGNGSVGISLDETITPSDLQALYEIFGGTSADAIDPADILDGVDLEYESFSRESSYLTHPVFNTHHSETEMLRYITKLQSRDLSLAQSMIPLGSCTMKLNATSEMIPVTWPEFGQMHPFAPADQTEGYRELFRTLEAWLAEITGFAAVSLQPNAGSQGEYAGLLAIRGYHHSRGDTRRDVCLIPTSAHGTNPASAIVAGMKVVAVECDDHGNIDVADLRAKAEQHKDTLAALMITYPSTHGVFEDAVKEICAIVHQHGGLVYMDGANMNAQVGLTRPADIGADVCHLNLHKTFCIPHGGGGPGMGPIGVARRLAPFLPGEPLASESPVGPVSSANWGSASILPISWVYIALMGGEGLTRATQVAILNANYMARRLENHYPVLYKGRNGTVAHEFILDCRHFEKSAGIKIDDIAKRLMDYGFHAPTMSFPVPGTLMIEPTESESKAELDRFCDAMIAIREEIRAIEEGRLSRTDNPLKHAPHTIAAVSSDSWSHAYPREQAAYPLPYLRDSKFWPHVGRVDNPYGDRNLICTCPPMSEMA, encoded by the coding sequence ATGACCCCCGCCACCATGACGATGCAGCCCCCCTCCCAGGCCGCCTGCCCATCGCCCGACCCGCTGGCCCCGACCGACACCTTCATCCACCGTCACATCGGTCCGGATGAGAAGGACATCCGGGCGATGCTCGACACGCTGGGGCTGCCGTCGCTGGAGGCCCTGGTCGATCGGACCATTCCCGCGTCAATCCGGCTGAAGCAGCCGCTCAATCTCGGCAAGCCGCGCGGCGAGCACGAGTTGCTCAGCGAACTGCGCGCGATGGCGAACAAGAACAAGGTCTTTCGCTCGTTCATCGGGCAGGGGTACTACGGCACGATCACGCCGCCCGTGATCCTGCGCAACATCATGGAGAACCCCGGCTGGTACACGCAGTACACGCCCTACCAGGCGGAGATCGCGCAGGGGCGGCTCGAGGCGCTGCTGAACTTTCAGACCATGGTGGCCGACCTGACGGGCCTGCCCGTGGCCAACGCCTCGCTGCTGGATGAAGGCACCGCCGCGGCGGAGGCGCTCACGATGGCGATCCGCATTGTGGATGGTCGTGAGGCCGTGTTCGTCTCCAACGGCTGCCATCCGCAGACCATCAACGTGGTGCGCACGCGCATGGAGTCGCTGAGCATCCGCGTGGATGTGGGGAACGTGCATGATGACCGGCTGGACTTCTCGAAGTACGCGGGCGTGCTCGTGCAGTACCCCCGCACGGACGGACGAATCGAGTGCTACGACGCCGTGACGACCAAGGCGCACGAACACGGCGCCATCGTGGTGGCGGCGACCGACCTGCTGGCGCTCACGCTCATCAAGCCGCCGGGAGAGTGGGCGTCTGGAACTTCCGGGGGCGGGGGGGCGGACATCGCGGTCGGCTCCAGCCAGCGGTTCGGCGTGCCGATGGGCTTCGGCGGCCCGCACGCGGCCTTCATGGCCACGCGCGAGGAGCACGTGCGCAAGATGCCGGGGCGGCTGATCGGCGTGTCCAAGGATGCCCACGGCAACCCCGCGCTGCGCATGGCCATCCAGACCCGCGAGCAGCACATCAAGCGCGACCGCGCCACCAGCAACATCTGCACCGCGCAGGTGCTGCTGGCGGTGATGGCCGGCATGTACGCGGTCTATCACGGGCCGCAGGGGCTGAAGACCATCGCGCTGCGAGTCCATCGGGCCGCCTGCACGCTGGCGGAGCTGTTGCGGCGTCTCGGACACGACGTCGACGGCGGATTCTTCGACACCCTGCACGTGACGCCCGGCAACGGTCTGTCGAGCGCCGTCGCACGTGAGCGGGCGATCAAGCGAGGAATCAACGTCCGCGACTTCGGCAACGGATCAGTCGGGATCTCGCTGGACGAGACGATCACTCCGTCCGATCTGCAAGCCCTCTACGAAATCTTCGGCGGCACGTCGGCTGATGCGATTGATCCGGCTGACATTCTCGACGGCGTGGACCTGGAGTACGAGTCGTTCTCGCGCGAGAGTTCGTACCTCACCCACCCCGTCTTCAACACGCACCACTCCGAAACGGAGATGCTGCGATACATCACCAAGCTCCAGTCGCGCGACCTGTCGCTGGCCCAGTCGATGATCCCCCTGGGATCATGCACCATGAAGCTCAACGCCACGAGCGAGATGATTCCCGTCACGTGGCCTGAGTTCGGGCAGATGCACCCGTTCGCGCCCGCCGACCAGACCGAGGGCTACCGCGAACTCTTCCGCACGCTCGAGGCGTGGCTGGCGGAGATCACCGGCTTCGCGGCCGTGTCGCTGCAGCCCAACGCCGGTTCGCAGGGCGAGTACGCGGGGCTGCTGGCGATTCGCGGCTATCACCACAGCCGAGGCGACACCCGGCGCGACGTCTGCCTCATCCCCACCTCCGCCCACGGCACCAACCCGGCCAGCGCCATCGTCGCGGGCATGAAGGTCGTCGCCGTCGAGTGCGATGACCACGGCAACATCGATGTCGCCGACCTGCGCGCCAAGGCCGAGCAGCACAAGGACACGCTCGCCGCGCTCATGATCACCTATCCCTCCACGCACGGCGTGTTCGAGGATGCGGTGAAGGAGATCTGCGCCATCGTGCATCAGCATGGCGGGCTGGTCTACATGGACGGCGCCAACATGAACGCCCAGGTCGGGCTGACCCGCCCCGCCGACATCGGCGCGGATGTCTGCCACCTGAACCTGCACAAGACCTTCTGCATCCCGCACGGCGGCGGCGGGCCGGGCATGGGCCCGATCGGCGTGGCCAGGCGCCTGGCGCCGTTTCTGCCGGGCGAACCGCTCGCCTCCGAATCACCGGTCGGCCCGGTCTCCTCCGCCAACTGGGGCAGCGCCTCGATCCTGCCCATTTCGTGGGTCTACATCGCGCTGATGGGCGGCGAAGGGCTCACCCGCGCCACGCAGGTCGCCATCCTCAACGCCAACTACATGGCCAGGCGGCTGGAGAACCACTACCCCGTTCTCTACAAGGGCCGCAACGGCACCGTGGCGCACGAGTTCATCCTCGACTGCCGCCACTTCGAGAAGTCCGCCGGCATCAAGATTGATGACATCGCCAAGCGGCTCATGGACTACGGCTTCCACGCCCCCACCATGTCCTTCCCCGTGCCCGGCACGCTCATGATCGAGCCGACGGAGAGCGAATCGAAGGCGGAGCTGGACCGCTTCTGCGACGCCATGATCGCCATCCGCGAGGAGATTCGCGCCATCGAGGAAGGCCGTCTTTCCCGCACCGACAACCCGCTCAAGCACGCGCCGCACACCATCGCCGCGGTGTCCAGCGACTCCTGGTCCCACGCCTACCCGCGCGAGCAGGCGGCGTACCCGCTGCCCTACCTGCGCGACAGCAAGTTCTGGCCGCACGTGGGCCGCGTGGACAACCCCTACGGCGACCGCAACCTGATCTGCACGTGCCCGCCGATGTCGGAGATGGCGTAA
- a CDS encoding HDOD domain-containing protein, giving the protein MSTITQDKAAVVASTIQSISHIATLPEITLKIIELVEDPSSTAQDLHAVISNDPALCSRILKVVNSAFYGLPRQIGSINRAIVLLGLNAVKNIAIAASLAKLFRGGDLCDRFSARDLWMHSIASATCAKLIADQLKMGLPDEAFLAGLIHDIGIVVEFQSDRHKLADVFARMTYDANGVPQSNMLDVETEVFGANHQDFGAGLCEAWKFPKSFGFVAGHHHNPKGLPEPNRPLAWVVFLADRIVAELERGFRGDLADTGIPADAMSAIGLTGEHLNEIRRRLPEAIADVEATFSTSG; this is encoded by the coding sequence ATGTCCACCATCACGCAAGACAAGGCCGCCGTCGTCGCCTCGACGATCCAGTCGATCTCGCACATCGCCACGCTGCCCGAGATCACGCTCAAGATCATCGAGTTGGTGGAAGACCCATCGAGCACCGCGCAGGATCTGCACGCCGTCATTTCCAATGATCCGGCGCTGTGCAGCCGCATCCTCAAAGTCGTCAACAGTGCGTTCTACGGTCTGCCCCGGCAGATCGGGTCGATCAACCGGGCCATCGTGCTGCTGGGGCTGAACGCGGTGAAGAACATCGCCATCGCCGCCTCGCTGGCCAAGCTGTTCCGCGGCGGCGATCTCTGCGATCGCTTCTCGGCGCGTGACCTGTGGATGCACTCGATCGCCTCCGCCACCTGCGCCAAGCTCATCGCCGATCAGCTCAAGATGGGGCTGCCGGACGAGGCCTTCCTCGCCGGGCTGATCCACGACATCGGCATCGTGGTCGAGTTTCAGAGCGACCGTCACAAGCTGGCGGACGTCTTCGCCCGCATGACGTACGACGCCAACGGCGTGCCGCAGTCCAACATGCTGGACGTGGAGACCGAGGTGTTCGGCGCCAACCACCAGGACTTCGGCGCCGGGTTGTGCGAGGCGTGGAAGTTCCCCAAGTCGTTCGGGTTCGTCGCCGGCCATCACCACAACCCGAAGGGGCTGCCGGAGCCCAACCGCCCGCTGGCATGGGTGGTGTTCCTGGCGGATCGAATCGTCGCCGAACTGGAGCGCGGCTTCCGCGGCGACCTCGCCGACACGGGCATTCCCGCCGACGCGATGAGCGCCATCGGGCTGACCGGCGAGCACCTGAATGAGATTCGACGCCGGCTCCCCGAGGCGATCGCGGACGTGGAGGCGACCTTCTCTACGTCCGGCTGA
- a CDS encoding LON peptidase substrate-binding domain-containing protein, with protein MEGTIQVNFNRLLPIFPLADVVLLPHTVQHLHIFEKRYRQMIAHCLDQAGQFALATYADGDGQPGAAESARPLRPAVCIAQIIQHQALADGRYNILVVGVCRAAIERIDEPRGERLYRLARFSLLERPSGHADLTDVREQLRGLLTTPTLSSVRGVRGVAQLLTREDVSTEAVLEAIGSTLVEDPSVRYELLASPDPARRAAIIRRELRGMDRLIRSAQWQMHANWPKYLSWN; from the coding sequence ATGGAAGGGACGATTCAGGTCAACTTCAACCGACTTCTGCCGATCTTTCCGCTGGCTGACGTGGTGCTGCTGCCCCACACCGTGCAGCACCTGCACATCTTCGAGAAGCGGTACCGGCAGATGATCGCCCACTGCCTCGATCAGGCGGGCCAGTTCGCCCTGGCCACCTATGCCGACGGCGACGGGCAGCCAGGCGCGGCAGAATCCGCCCGCCCGCTGCGCCCGGCGGTGTGCATCGCCCAGATCATCCAGCACCAGGCGCTGGCTGACGGACGGTACAACATTCTGGTGGTGGGTGTCTGCCGCGCCGCCATCGAGCGCATCGACGAACCGCGCGGCGAACGTCTCTACCGGCTGGCCCGGTTCTCCCTGCTGGAGAGGCCGTCCGGGCACGCTGACCTGACCGACGTGCGCGAACAACTGCGAGGGCTGCTCACCACGCCCACCCTCAGTTCCGTGCGGGGCGTGCGCGGCGTGGCCCAGTTACTCACGCGCGAAGACGTCTCCACCGAGGCGGTGCTGGAGGCCATCGGCTCCACCCTCGTCGAAGACCCGTCCGTCCGGTACGAACTGCTGGCCTCGCCCGATCCGGCGCGACGGGCCGCCATCATCCGACGTGAACTGCGCGGCATGGACCGGCTCATCCGCAGCGCCCAGTGGCAGATGCACGCCAACTGGCCGAAGTATCTGAGTTGGAACTGA
- the ndhC gene encoding NADH-quinone oxidoreductase subunit A, which yields MPATITLAELNLNAYLPIGLLLIMAIVFAAVNIIASHVIGPTRRGATKETAYESGMEPIDTARKRFNVRFYILAMTFLVFDVEIIFLYPWARSFTELQPGSGESALFLGRIMFFIGTSVIAYIYAWRKGVFRWD from the coding sequence GTGCCCGCGACCATCACGCTCGCCGAACTGAACCTCAACGCCTACCTGCCCATCGGGCTGCTGCTCATCATGGCCATCGTGTTCGCGGCGGTGAACATCATCGCCTCGCACGTGATCGGCCCCACCCGCCGCGGCGCCACCAAGGAGACGGCGTACGAGTCGGGCATGGAGCCGATCGACACCGCCCGCAAGCGGTTCAACGTTCGCTTCTACATCCTGGCGATGACCTTCCTCGTGTTCGACGTGGAGATCATCTTCCTCTATCCGTGGGCCCGCAGTTTCACGGAACTTCAGCCGGGCAGCGGCGAGTCGGCCCTGTTCCTCGGCCGCATCATGTTCTTCATCGGCACCTCGGTCATCGCGTACATCTACGCGTGGCGGAAGGGCGTCTTCCGGTGGGATTGA
- a CDS encoding M28 family peptidase, producing the protein MPRSLTIRAWFSRPLATVMILSGALALGGMAAWPLQDPAGGSAATGAATEAPKNAHEKIIIGRVNAHGFQNTQPDDPGLDVDATAINIAKVLADLGDDARLWYQHVMTLSNPYFEGRATGTPGNERAADYLEFWFRKYGLEPAFPEPAEAATEEPGGAAADAEANAAAAGNWVSYRQPFTVGRGERTLNTANVGGVLRGKGALANEWVVIGAHFDHVGYSGGGRRTNPDAPRPLNPGADDNASGTAGMLILARRFTEMYAASEEGADLRSILFMGFSGEEMGLLGAAHYVRHSTLDADSINLMINLDMIGRLRTDSLMVQGVHSAEGLLDRITPHLLASGLTIYADPIGQGPSDHARFYGAGIPVLFMFTGTHESYHRPGDHGWTVNPHGAVRILDLTTAIARDMVTEPSRLKFSQPQ; encoded by the coding sequence ATGCCGCGTTCCCTGACGATTCGTGCATGGTTCAGCCGCCCTCTCGCCACGGTCATGATTCTCTCCGGCGCCCTCGCGCTTGGCGGCATGGCGGCGTGGCCGTTGCAGGATCCGGCGGGTGGTTCGGCTGCGACCGGGGCCGCCACCGAAGCCCCGAAAAACGCCCACGAGAAGATCATCATCGGGCGCGTCAACGCCCACGGCTTCCAGAACACCCAGCCGGACGACCCGGGGCTGGACGTGGACGCCACGGCCATCAACATCGCCAAGGTGCTCGCCGATCTCGGCGACGACGCCCGGCTCTGGTACCAGCACGTGATGACCCTCTCCAACCCCTACTTCGAGGGCCGCGCCACGGGAACCCCCGGCAACGAGCGGGCCGCGGACTACCTGGAGTTCTGGTTCAGGAAGTACGGGCTGGAGCCGGCCTTCCCCGAACCGGCGGAAGCGGCGACGGAAGAGCCGGGCGGCGCCGCGGCGGACGCGGAAGCCAACGCCGCCGCCGCAGGCAACTGGGTCTCCTACCGCCAGCCCTTCACCGTCGGACGCGGCGAGCGCACGCTCAACACCGCCAACGTGGGCGGCGTGCTGCGCGGCAAGGGCGCTCTGGCGAACGAGTGGGTCGTCATCGGCGCCCACTTCGATCACGTCGGCTACAGCGGCGGGGGCCGCCGGACCAACCCCGATGCCCCGCGCCCCCTCAACCCCGGCGCCGATGACAACGCCAGCGGCACCGCTGGCATGTTGATCCTCGCCAGGCGCTTCACCGAGATGTACGCCGCTTCCGAAGAGGGGGCCGACCTCCGTTCCATCCTCTTCATGGGCTTCTCCGGCGAGGAGATGGGCCTGCTCGGGGCCGCCCACTACGTGCGCCACTCCACGCTCGACGCCGACTCGATCAACCTGATGATCAACCTCGACATGATCGGCCGCCTGCGCACCGACTCACTCATGGTCCAGGGCGTCCACTCGGCCGAGGGCCTGCTCGACCGCATCACGCCCCACCTGCTGGCCAGCGGACTGACGATCTACGCCGACCCCATCGGCCAGGGCCCGTCCGACCACGCCCGCTTCTACGGGGCGGGCATCCCCGTGCTCTTCATGTTCACGGGCACCCACGAGTCGTACCACCGCCCCGGCGACCACGGCTGGACCGTCAACCCGCACGGCGCTGTCCGCATCCTCGACCTGACCACCGCCATCGCCCGGGACATGGTGACCGAGCCGTCGCGGCTAAAGTTCTCGCAGCCGCAGTAG